One window from the genome of Luteithermobacter gelatinilyticus encodes:
- a CDS encoding mechanosensitive ion channel family protein, with protein MEELFIKGQEILDSLVLWMDERVLTYTILAQLGIVLFLWLTSTGIVFWLKPLVKKLWGDKIIYQKLEARYLNPLYLPIFWLLLLQIAQAVMRVQAYPDDVVRIAISLLSAWIVIRLATNLIRNREIARLVRVFVWLLVALNIVGWLEPVMAVLENTRFSLGGAEVSVLGIITGMITLLVLIWIGVFLSGLMENWLRKVPTVTPSARVLLGKLTKILLVSIAFLVALSSMGIDLTALAVFGGAIGVGLGFGLQKVVSNFISGVILLLDRSIKPGDVIEVSGTYGRIDKLAARYTSVISRDGREFLVPNEDMITQPVINWTYTNSEVRRHLPVGVSYASDLDRAMELMLEAAHEVPRVLKMPAPTVQVKGFGDSSIDLELRIWIRDSEQGVSNVASDVNYLIWKKFSEDPKVEMPFPQRDIHIVSAQGLKDQVQDAIREAMHNGDKDQPNRAGE; from the coding sequence ATGGAAGAATTATTTATAAAGGGGCAGGAAATTCTGGACAGTCTCGTCCTGTGGATGGATGAGCGGGTTCTGACCTATACCATTCTGGCGCAGTTGGGCATCGTTCTGTTTTTGTGGCTGACCAGCACCGGCATTGTATTCTGGCTCAAACCCCTGGTGAAAAAACTCTGGGGGGACAAAATCATCTATCAGAAACTCGAAGCCCGTTACCTCAATCCGCTATATCTGCCGATCTTCTGGCTTCTGTTGTTGCAAATTGCCCAGGCCGTCATGCGAGTCCAGGCCTACCCCGATGATGTGGTGCGCATTGCCATCAGTCTCTTGTCAGCCTGGATTGTGATCCGGCTGGCGACCAATCTCATTCGGAACAGGGAAATTGCCCGGCTGGTGCGGGTGTTTGTGTGGCTCCTGGTGGCGCTCAATATTGTCGGTTGGCTGGAACCGGTTATGGCGGTGCTGGAAAATACCCGTTTTTCTCTGGGCGGGGCGGAAGTCAGCGTGTTGGGCATTATTACCGGCATGATCACGTTGCTGGTGTTGATCTGGATCGGGGTGTTTCTGTCCGGGCTGATGGAAAACTGGTTGCGCAAGGTGCCGACGGTGACCCCTTCGGCCCGGGTGTTGCTGGGAAAACTGACCAAGATTCTGCTGGTGTCCATCGCCTTCTTGGTGGCGCTCAGCAGCATGGGGATCGACCTCACGGCGCTTGCGGTGTTTGGCGGGGCGATCGGTGTGGGGCTGGGCTTTGGCCTGCAAAAGGTGGTATCCAACTTTATTTCCGGGGTGATCTTGCTGTTGGACCGATCCATCAAGCCCGGCGATGTGATTGAAGTGTCCGGTACCTATGGGCGGATCGACAAACTGGCCGCCCGTTATACGTCGGTCATTTCCCGGGACGGGCGGGAGTTCCTGGTGCCTAACGAAGACATGATCACCCAACCGGTGATCAACTGGACCTATACCAATAGCGAGGTGCGCCGCCACTTACCGGTGGGCGTTTCCTATGCCTCGGATCTGGACCGGGCCATGGAGCTGATGCTGGAAGCGGCCCATGAAGTGCCGCGGGTGTTGAAAATGCCGGCCCCGACGGTGCAGGTGAAGGGATTTGGGGACAGCTCCATTGACCTGGAGCTCAGGATCTGGATCCGCGACAGCGAACAGGGCGTGAGCAATGTGGCCAGCGATGTGAACTACCTGATCTGGAAAAAATTCTCCGAAGACCCCAAAGTCGAAATGCCGTTCCCACAACGGGACATTCACATCGTCTCCGCCCAGGGGTTGAAGGATCAGGTGCAGGACGCCATTCGCGAAGCGATGCATAACGGGGATAAGGATCAGCCGAACCGGGCTGGAGAGTAA
- a CDS encoding TMEM165/GDT1 family protein, with amino-acid sequence MDALLTSTFSVALAEIGDKTQLLSLVLATRFSNRIGLIAGIFLATVINHAPSAWFGELIAGLISVELLSWIVGGSFLLMAGWLLIPDHEDEEESRFMAYGAFLASLILFFIAEIGDKTQVATVLLGARYEPLGAVVVGSTLGMMIANVPVIYAGNWLMQRLPLNAARWGASLLFVGIGLWTLLEGQKMPF; translated from the coding sequence ATGGATGCGTTACTGACTTCGACCTTCTCTGTCGCTCTTGCCGAAATTGGCGATAAGACACAATTATTGTCCTTGGTGCTTGCCACCCGATTTTCCAACCGTATCGGGCTGATCGCCGGGATATTCCTGGCCACCGTCATTAACCATGCGCCTTCGGCATGGTTTGGAGAGCTTATTGCCGGTCTGATTTCGGTGGAGCTATTGTCCTGGATCGTGGGGGGAAGTTTCCTGTTGATGGCTGGCTGGTTGCTGATCCCAGACCATGAGGATGAGGAGGAGAGCCGGTTTATGGCATATGGTGCTTTTTTAGCCAGTCTGATCTTGTTCTTTATTGCGGAAATCGGGGATAAGACCCAGGTGGCGACGGTCTTGCTGGGCGCGCGGTATGAGCCCTTGGGAGCGGTGGTTGTTGGCAGCACACTGGGCATGATGATCGCCAATGTGCCCGTGATTTACGCCGGCAACTGGCTGATGCAGCGCCTGCCGCTCAACGCCGCGCGCTGGGGCGCCAGCCTGCTGTTTGTCGGAATCGGGCTGTGGACGCTCCTGGAAGGGCAGAAGATGCCCTTCTGA
- a CDS encoding nucleoside deaminase: MILKTTYMDKALAEARRAAQHGEVPVGAVIVHGATGKILAAASNRVILDRDPTAHAELLAIRAACRMLGSERLVDCDLYVTLEPCPMCAQAISFARLRRLYYGASDPKGGGIEHGPRIFHRPTCHHQPEIYGGIGEKQASALLKAFFQDRR; encoded by the coding sequence ATGATTCTGAAAACCACATATATGGACAAGGCGCTGGCAGAAGCGCGGCGGGCCGCCCAACACGGGGAAGTGCCCGTGGGCGCGGTGATCGTGCATGGGGCGACGGGAAAAATACTGGCCGCGGCGTCCAACCGGGTGATTCTGGACCGGGATCCCACGGCCCATGCGGAGCTTCTGGCCATTCGCGCGGCATGCCGGATGCTGGGCAGCGAACGGCTTGTGGATTGTGATCTTTATGTCACGCTGGAACCCTGCCCCATGTGTGCCCAGGCAATCAGTTTTGCCCGCCTGCGGCGCCTTTATTACGGGGCGAGTGATCCCAAGGGCGGCGGGATAGAACATGGCCCACGCATTTTTCATCGGCCGACGTGCCATCACCAGCCGGAGATTTATGGGGGGATTGGCGAAAAGCAGGCGTCAGCATTGCTAAAGGCGTTTTTTCAGGATCGCCGGTAA
- a CDS encoding pseudouridine synthase, which produces MSDKPDLSSPSTPTAKPERIAKLLARAGVGSRRAVERMIEAGMVRLNGKLVTTPATLVTSVQGITVDGEKVREPEPPRLWKYHKPAGRVTSYFDPEERPTIFQALPEHMPRVISVGRLDINTEGLLLLTNDGELSRWMELPDTGWLRQYKVRAHGRPNQKRLEEIRAGVTIDGVVYREVDIEIPEQAETSNIWLTIGLREGKNREVRKLLEYAGLKVTRLIRLRYGPFDLGRMTRGQVVEIPEAELKLKCREFFETRGIEIPEEPQREKPKPKAGWAKPKPKAHPRRQGKRRAALSAKPESLPKSPKKSGAKYTTESGVSRARPAKPKTVGGAKTSRTKK; this is translated from the coding sequence ATGAGCGACAAACCGGATCTTTCGAGTCCCTCAACTCCCACCGCCAAACCGGAACGCATCGCTAAGCTGCTGGCGCGGGCTGGGGTCGGCTCGCGCCGGGCCGTGGAACGCATGATCGAGGCCGGCATGGTCCGGCTCAACGGCAAACTGGTCACCACACCCGCCACTTTGGTGACATCGGTGCAGGGCATTACCGTAGACGGTGAAAAAGTCAGGGAACCGGAACCGCCGCGCTTGTGGAAATACCATAAACCTGCGGGACGGGTGACCAGCTATTTCGACCCCGAAGAGCGCCCCACCATTTTTCAGGCGCTGCCCGAGCATATGCCCAGGGTGATTTCCGTGGGCCGTCTCGACATCAACACCGAAGGTCTGCTGCTGCTCACCAATGACGGGGAATTGAGCCGCTGGATGGAATTACCGGATACCGGCTGGCTGAGGCAATATAAGGTGCGCGCCCATGGCCGGCCCAATCAAAAACGGCTGGAGGAAATCCGCGCTGGGGTGACTATTGACGGGGTGGTCTATCGGGAAGTGGATATCGAAATCCCCGAGCAGGCGGAAACCTCCAACATCTGGCTAACCATTGGCCTTCGCGAAGGTAAAAACCGCGAGGTCCGTAAACTTCTGGAATACGCCGGACTAAAGGTCACCCGCCTCATCCGTCTGCGTTACGGTCCCTTCGACCTGGGGCGGATGACCCGGGGCCAGGTGGTGGAGATTCCCGAGGCGGAACTGAAACTGAAATGTCGGGAATTTTTTGAAACCAGAGGGATCGAGATCCCAGAAGAGCCCCAGCGGGAAAAACCAAAACCCAAAGCCGGATGGGCCAAACCTAAGCCCAAGGCTCACCCGCGTCGCCAGGGCAAACGCCGCGCCGCGCTTTCCGCAAAACCGGAGAGTTTACCCAAATCCCCAAAAAAATCCGGAGCAAAATACACGACGGAATCTGGAGTCAGCCGGGCACGCCCTGCAAAACCCAAAACGGT